The following proteins come from a genomic window of Candidatus Sysuiplasma jiujiangense:
- a CDS encoding serine hydroxymethyltransferase, protein MKGISRSSAYVRDNVMRHNRFFEESIPLIASENVISPLQREMLNSDFNGRYAEGWPGHRYYQGNEFVDRVELKGIELAKKLFNCNFADLRPISGTVANMAVLFGLTAPGETITAPALSDGAHISTARFGAVGFRGLKTVTYPFDRERMALDIDGTAKVLREVKPKVALFGMSLFLFPAPLRELSDVFSEVGCTVWYDGAHVLGLIAGKQFQDPLREGAHVISASTHKTFPGPNHGIVLANPKSEEMEKALMRGVFPGVTSNHHLHEMAALCIALDEMIRFGRSYARQIVANSKALAQSLYDRGFDVLASNYGFTESHTLAVNVSKIGGGSGCATLLEKANIIVNKNLLPDDTSSVNPSGLRLGTQEVTHLGMKKDEMEEIASFFERLLIRKEDVASVRKDVVKFKRRYSRLKYCYGEGYPAYRYEHFLRSIS, encoded by the coding sequence ATGAAGGGAATATCGAGAAGTTCCGCCTATGTTCGGGACAATGTGATGAGGCACAACAGATTTTTTGAAGAATCAATTCCGCTCATTGCATCGGAGAATGTTATAAGCCCCCTTCAGCGGGAAATGCTCAACTCGGACTTCAACGGAAGATACGCCGAGGGATGGCCCGGTCACAGGTACTACCAGGGAAACGAGTTTGTGGACAGGGTGGAGCTGAAGGGTATCGAGCTCGCAAAGAAGCTCTTCAACTGCAATTTCGCCGACCTCAGGCCAATATCGGGCACAGTCGCAAATATGGCTGTTCTTTTCGGCCTGACCGCTCCGGGCGAAACAATTACCGCACCGGCGCTGTCTGACGGGGCACACATTTCAACAGCAAGGTTCGGCGCAGTGGGCTTCAGGGGACTGAAGACGGTGACATATCCGTTCGACAGGGAAAGAATGGCGCTCGATATTGACGGCACGGCAAAAGTACTGAGGGAAGTGAAACCGAAGGTTGCGCTCTTCGGCATGTCGCTTTTCCTGTTTCCCGCTCCGCTCAGGGAGCTTTCGGATGTTTTCAGTGAAGTGGGATGCACTGTCTGGTATGACGGTGCCCATGTTCTCGGACTGATTGCGGGAAAACAGTTCCAGGACCCGCTGAGGGAAGGCGCGCATGTTATATCGGCGAGCACCCACAAGACGTTTCCCGGTCCAAATCACGGCATAGTCCTCGCAAATCCCAAAAGCGAGGAGATGGAGAAGGCTCTTATGCGCGGCGTTTTTCCCGGCGTGACAAGCAACCACCATCTGCATGAGATGGCCGCGCTCTGCATAGCGCTCGATGAAATGATAAGGTTCGGCAGGAGCTATGCAAGGCAGATCGTCGCCAACTCGAAGGCGCTTGCGCAGTCCCTCTATGACAGGGGTTTCGATGTTCTTGCCTCCAATTACGGTTTCACAGAGTCTCACACACTGGCCGTAAATGTTTCGAAGATCGGGGGAGGCAGCGGATGCGCGACGCTCCTCGAAAAGGCGAATATAATCGTCAACAAGAATCTTCTTCCGGACGACACCAGTTCGGTGAATCCGAGCGGTCTGAGATTGGGAACGCAGGAAGTGACGCATCTGGGGATGAAGAAGGATGAAATGGAGGAGATAGCATCTTTCTTCGAGAGACTGCTGATAAGGAAGGAGGA
- a CDS encoding RAD55 family ATPase, which yields MGGDGPETEIARIPTNIEGFDAELEGGIPFGSIVLIAGTPGTMKSTVAFNMMYSNAVSKKVRGVYLTLEQNRISLERQMRRFGMSVESGGDRMRVLDFGIVRKNLKQLTAKRSWLEVFKMYVTNLKDSVSFDFLVIDSLDVLETAASLQNRRDELFYFFEWMRGLDSTVLLTMESPADRIAHMGKDETYLADGIIALSTQDLSDVDVQRRIRCMKMRATNHSMDSFTFLFENGRFMAIRAISKP from the coding sequence TTGGGTGGTGACGGACCGGAGACTGAAATCGCAAGGATACCGACCAATATCGAGGGGTTTGACGCCGAGCTTGAGGGCGGCATACCATTCGGCTCGATAGTTCTTATTGCCGGAACACCGGGAACGATGAAGTCGACAGTTGCGTTCAACATGATGTATTCCAATGCAGTGAGTAAAAAAGTGCGCGGCGTCTACCTTACGCTGGAGCAGAACAGAATCAGTCTTGAGAGACAGATGAGGCGATTCGGCATGAGTGTCGAGTCCGGCGGTGACAGAATGCGAGTGCTGGATTTCGGCATAGTGCGGAAGAATCTCAAACAGCTTACAGCAAAGAGGAGCTGGCTCGAAGTTTTCAAGATGTACGTGACAAATCTCAAGGACAGCGTTTCCTTCGACTTTCTCGTCATAGATTCGCTGGACGTGCTGGAAACCGCAGCCAGCCTGCAGAACAGAAGAGACGAGCTGTTCTACTTCTTTGAGTGGATGAGGGGACTCGATTCCACCGTCCTCCTTACAATGGAGTCTCCTGCCGACAGGATAGCCCACATGGGAAAGGACGAAACATATCTTGCCGACGGCATTATTGCGCTTTCGACACAGGATTTGAGCGACGTAGACGTGCAGAGGAGGATAAGATGCATGAAGATGAGGGCGACAAACCACAGCATGGACTCATTTACATTCCTGTTTGAAAACGGCAGATTCATGGCGATAAGAGCCATATCCAAGCCATGA
- a CDS encoding ATP-binding protein, with product MVEAAFRSDAGKDDDNTDLEQEGVVFGKTGTYKFDFVVTGEIERNNYIQVRHHEHGWLLAYVNEVQIQTDLSDGGAKRIGAGEEIQFERSDIGHASVIGFPDGRGGMSQPGTPVAPGSRVFRASDELISSTLGLNNRKNGAFIGHLRGRNIPVVLDINVMVQKHISVMAKTGGGKSYLAGVIIEEMIKNGVTVVILDPHGEYGTLRERRSAADASCDYPGIVREFAFDTEINSGASKMLLTLSNFTPQELLSLTSFRESRQHLMLLTAVMEEAKSGGSCDLRMIAEKLDSADSQYSKQLASELRSIDGTGIFVTEGTKITEMVVQGKTTVLNLKGTSPELQSLFVKRMLTALFELRKRKKIPPLLAVLEEAHNFCPQQGKTDASRIIRTIASEGRKFGLGLMVITQRAAKVDKNVISQCNTQFILKITNPIDLKVVYSSIEGLTQEIVEEVPRLQTGVCIGIGGGLQLPMIIEVRERETVHGGDSTNVVNG from the coding sequence ATGGTTGAGGCTGCGTTTAGATCGGATGCCGGAAAGGATGACGACAATACAGACCTGGAACAGGAAGGCGTCGTTTTCGGAAAAACAGGCACCTATAAATTCGATTTTGTGGTAACAGGCGAAATTGAACGGAACAATTACATCCAGGTCCGGCACCATGAACACGGATGGCTCCTCGCATACGTGAACGAGGTGCAGATACAGACGGACCTGTCTGATGGGGGTGCAAAGAGAATTGGTGCAGGTGAGGAAATACAGTTTGAGAGATCGGACATAGGGCATGCCTCCGTCATCGGTTTTCCGGACGGCCGCGGAGGAATGTCCCAGCCCGGAACACCGGTTGCGCCCGGGAGCCGGGTTTTCAGGGCTTCTGATGAACTGATATCCAGCACGCTCGGACTGAACAACAGGAAAAACGGTGCCTTCATAGGACACCTCAGAGGGAGAAATATTCCCGTCGTCCTCGACATAAACGTGATGGTTCAGAAGCACATCTCCGTAATGGCCAAGACCGGCGGAGGGAAAAGCTACCTCGCCGGCGTGATAATCGAGGAGATGATTAAGAACGGTGTTACCGTTGTGATACTTGACCCACATGGCGAATACGGAACTCTGAGGGAGAGGAGGAGTGCAGCTGACGCCTCATGTGATTACCCGGGCATCGTAAGGGAATTTGCATTCGACACCGAAATAAACAGCGGCGCCTCAAAGATGCTGCTGACGCTGTCAAACTTCACACCCCAGGAATTACTCTCTCTTACCTCATTCAGGGAGAGCAGACAGCACCTGATGCTTCTGACCGCGGTAATGGAAGAGGCGAAAAGCGGCGGCAGCTGCGATCTGCGCATGATTGCGGAAAAACTCGATAGTGCGGACAGCCAGTATTCAAAGCAGCTCGCGTCGGAGCTTAGATCGATTGACGGCACCGGCATATTTGTCACGGAAGGCACAAAGATAACGGAAATGGTAGTTCAGGGGAAGACGACAGTGCTCAATCTCAAGGGAACCTCTCCGGAACTTCAGTCTCTTTTCGTCAAAAGGATGCTGACCGCACTCTTCGAACTCAGGAAAAGGAAGAAAATCCCGCCACTGCTCGCTGTTTTGGAGGAGGCGCATAACTTCTGCCCGCAGCAGGGGAAAACCGATGCCAGCAGAATAATACGGACAATCGCATCAGAGGGAAGGAAATTCGGACTCGGTCTTATGGTGATAACACAGCGCGCTGCAAAGGTGGACAAGAATGTAATCAGCCAGTGCAACACGCAGTTCATACTCAAGATAACAAATCCGATAGACCTGAAGGTCGTCTACAGCTCAATCGAGGGGCTTACGCAGGAAATTGTCGAGGAGGTTCCCAGGCTACAGACGGGCGTATGCATAGGCATAGGCGGTGGACTTCAGCTTCCGATGATCATCGAAGTGCGCGAGAGGGAAACGGTCCATGGCGGAGACAGCACAAACGTGGTGAACGGATGA
- a CDS encoding DUF357 domain-containing protein — translation MKNDRITEEKIGKYTRMTAAALQKISIAIPEQGSLRRNADDFLRMATNYFNDSRHFYSKGDLVNAFACINYAYGWIDAGARLGFFNVGADSVMFTLSV, via the coding sequence ATGAAGAATGACAGAATAACGGAAGAGAAGATAGGCAAGTACACCCGGATGACAGCGGCTGCGCTGCAGAAGATAAGCATAGCCATACCGGAACAGGGCTCGCTCAGAAGGAATGCCGATGACTTCCTCAGAATGGCGACGAACTACTTCAACGACTCCAGGCACTTTTATTCGAAGGGCGATCTTGTGAACGCTTTTGCCTGCATCAACTATGCTTACGGCTGGATAGACGCCGGTGCAAGGTTGGGCTTCTTCAACGTAGGTGCCGACAGCGTGATGTTCACGCTTTCCGTCTGA
- the coaBC gene encoding bifunctional phosphopantothenoylcysteine decarboxylase/phosphopantothenate--cysteine ligase CoaBC: MHPSERIFGSKDRRLGGNTILLCVTGSIAATETVKLARELIRHGARVVPFMTEAACRIICPDALHFASGNEPVTSLTGAVEHISAVSGERVAVIVAPATADIIGKISHGLADDAVSALCLNALGCGVPMIVAPSMGASMMDNPFVKVNMERLRRQGINVLPAVVAENEAKLLDASTILAEASRCFSAGLLKRRNVLVVGGAGEESFDDVRFITSRSSGRTAVEIATCAYEQKANVMLWYGRMDAEIPSFVGSRPFRRLSDLSANISGRKFDIVIVPASLPDFVPEKRSGKISSGSELSLRLKRAPKFVDEVRDRCRALVAFKAEIGDDAHVIESARKRMRKGKFDIIVANSLDDVSAENTRAHIIDADGVQTVTGTKRELAEALIAKVARLK; the protein is encoded by the coding sequence ATGCACCCTTCTGAAAGGATTTTTGGCAGCAAGGACCGGAGACTCGGTGGAAACACCATACTGCTGTGCGTTACCGGAAGCATTGCTGCCACAGAGACAGTGAAACTTGCCCGCGAGCTGATCAGGCACGGAGCGAGGGTTGTACCTTTCATGACGGAGGCCGCATGCAGAATAATCTGTCCGGATGCGCTCCATTTCGCAAGCGGCAACGAACCCGTCACATCGCTTACCGGTGCGGTCGAGCACATTTCGGCTGTTTCCGGGGAACGTGTCGCTGTTATCGTTGCACCTGCAACTGCCGATATTATCGGCAAGATTTCGCATGGCCTTGCGGACGATGCAGTGAGCGCGCTCTGCCTGAATGCTCTGGGCTGCGGAGTGCCGATGATTGTGGCACCTTCGATGGGTGCATCGATGATGGACAACCCCTTTGTGAAGGTGAATATGGAAAGGCTGAGAAGGCAGGGGATAAACGTGCTTCCCGCAGTCGTGGCGGAAAACGAGGCCAAACTGCTTGATGCGAGCACGATACTCGCCGAGGCATCACGGTGTTTTTCTGCCGGCCTTCTGAAGAGGAGAAACGTGCTTGTCGTCGGCGGAGCGGGCGAGGAGTCATTCGACGATGTCCGCTTTATTACAAGCAGGAGCAGCGGCAGGACTGCTGTCGAAATCGCAACCTGTGCATATGAGCAGAAGGCAAACGTTATGCTCTGGTACGGCAGGATGGATGCCGAGATACCCTCATTTGTCGGTTCAAGGCCATTCCGGAGGCTCTCCGATCTGAGCGCGAATATATCCGGCAGAAAATTTGACATAGTCATTGTTCCGGCTTCACTTCCGGATTTTGTGCCTGAGAAGAGGAGCGGCAAAATATCTTCGGGGAGTGAACTGTCACTGAGGCTGAAGAGGGCTCCCAAGTTCGTGGACGAGGTGAGAGACAGATGCAGGGCGCTCGTTGCGTTCAAGGCAGAAATAGGCGACGACGCGCATGTAATTGAAAGCGCAAGGAAGAGGATGAGGAAAGGAAAGTTCGACATCATTGTGGCGAACAGCCTTGATGATGTCTCTGCTGAAAACACGAGGGCGCATATAATCGACGCGGACGGTGTGCAGACAGTCACAGGGACAAAGAGGGAGCTCGCGGAAGCCCTGATTGCGAAGGTCGCACGTCTCAAATAA
- the tmk gene encoding dTMP kinase yields MARKKSAIVVFEGIDGSGKTSVSRYVYSKLRKEMSVKLTSEPYDRKVLETARGFESFFSKSRIDAIRCSALLFTCDRAGHTLLMEKWAAEGRTVLCDRYFMSTLAYQGAQFSMRGIDMNEWLRSINEPFLGIPDILVYLESTPSAAMRRVIARKSGRSDFESEDFLGEVSRIYSREYERFCGRKIRINSDRQIEDVQKDALVFIKRSLEVK; encoded by the coding sequence ATGGCGAGAAAAAAATCAGCCATTGTTGTTTTTGAGGGCATTGACGGAAGCGGTAAAACATCCGTTTCGCGTTACGTGTACTCAAAGCTGAGGAAGGAAATGAGTGTAAAGCTCACCTCCGAGCCGTATGACAGAAAGGTACTGGAGACGGCAAGAGGTTTCGAATCGTTCTTCTCGAAGTCGCGCATTGATGCCATCAGATGCAGTGCCCTTCTGTTCACCTGTGACAGGGCAGGCCACACGCTCCTGATGGAAAAATGGGCAGCCGAAGGGAGAACCGTGCTCTGCGACAGGTATTTCATGTCAACACTTGCCTATCAGGGCGCGCAGTTCTCGATGCGCGGTATCGACATGAATGAATGGCTGCGTTCGATAAACGAACCGTTTCTGGGTATACCCGATATACTCGTATATCTGGAAAGCACGCCGTCCGCCGCCATGCGCCGGGTAATTGCAAGAAAGTCAGGACGGTCTGACTTTGAATCGGAAGATTTCCTGGGTGAGGTTTCACGCATTTACAGCAGGGAATATGAACGATTCTGTGGAAGGAAGATAAGGATAAATTCCGACAGACAGATTGAAGATGTGCAGAAAGATGCACTTGTGTTCATAAAGAGAAGCCTGGAAGTGAAGTGA
- the gcvPB gene encoding aminomethyl-transferring glycine dehydrogenase subunit GcvPB → MTFAQAEWDEPLLNEIHSPPVFGFDRKVPASERIDKGRLNRRELNLPGISERDLMRHYVNLSQMNYSVDNGPHLLGSCTMKYNPKISENIASDNKVTRLHPLQPAETAQGALRLMYELERYLAEISGMDEVSLQPAGGAQGEFAGMLITRAHFRSLGETRKRVLVPDSAHGTNPASAAMAGYEVVELPSDRGMVDTKILREAMTDDVAALMLTNPNTLGLFEEKVEEIADIVHGRGGLLYYDGANMNAIVGKTSPGLMGFDIVHFNLHKTFATPHGGGGPGAGPVGVKKHLSRFLPVPRIVKKGSRYSFDYSRPDSIGKLHSFYGNFGILLRAYVYILLNGKDGLRRNSEQAVLNSNYLMARLSSSFEIPYKRLKKHEFVASAGRLKSEKGITALDISKRLIDYGVHPPTIYFPLIVGEALMIEPTENLSKQSVDFVADAFNRIAGEPAELLKNSPHSTPRKRINEVKAAREMVFTWKDFGRIGGA, encoded by the coding sequence ATGACTTTCGCTCAGGCTGAGTGGGACGAGCCGCTGCTGAACGAAATACACTCGCCTCCGGTCTTCGGTTTCGACAGGAAAGTTCCCGCGTCAGAGAGAATCGACAAGGGAAGACTCAACAGGCGGGAGCTGAATCTTCCCGGCATATCTGAACGCGATCTCATGAGGCATTATGTTAACCTCTCTCAGATGAATTATTCCGTTGACAACGGCCCGCACCTACTCGGTTCCTGTACGATGAAATACAACCCGAAGATTTCCGAGAACATTGCTTCCGATAACAAGGTGACCAGACTGCATCCGCTTCAGCCGGCGGAAACGGCGCAGGGGGCCCTCCGCCTGATGTACGAGCTCGAAAGATACCTCGCAGAAATCTCCGGCATGGATGAGGTGAGCCTCCAGCCGGCAGGAGGTGCCCAGGGTGAATTTGCCGGCATGCTGATTACGCGAGCACATTTCAGGAGTCTGGGCGAAACCAGGAAACGCGTTCTTGTACCGGATTCGGCGCATGGGACCAATCCGGCGAGCGCTGCCATGGCAGGATACGAGGTTGTCGAGCTTCCGTCAGACAGAGGCATGGTCGACACCAAGATACTGAGGGAAGCGATGACAGATGATGTTGCCGCTCTCATGCTCACCAATCCCAATACGCTCGGCCTTTTCGAGGAGAAGGTCGAGGAGATTGCGGACATCGTGCACGGCAGGGGAGGTCTGCTCTATTATGACGGCGCAAACATGAACGCAATTGTGGGCAAAACCAGTCCGGGCCTCATGGGCTTCGACATAGTCCATTTCAACCTGCACAAGACATTTGCGACACCGCATGGAGGCGGCGGACCGGGGGCAGGCCCCGTCGGGGTGAAGAAACATCTTTCAAGATTTCTTCCCGTGCCGAGGATTGTGAAGAAGGGCAGCCGCTACAGTTTTGACTACAGCAGGCCGGACAGTATAGGAAAGCTTCATTCCTTCTACGGCAATTTCGGCATACTCCTCAGGGCATATGTCTACATCCTGCTCAATGGAAAGGACGGCCTAAGGCGCAACAGCGAACAGGCGGTTCTCAATTCAAATTATCTGATGGCCAGACTGTCCTCCTCGTTCGAAATTCCGTATAAGAGGCTGAAGAAGCACGAGTTTGTGGCGAGTGCAGGCAGACTGAAGTCGGAAAAGGGCATAACCGCACTGGACATATCCAAGAGACTGATAGATTATGGAGTCCATCCCCCCACGATATACTTTCCTCTCATTGTAGGCGAAGCGCTGATGATAGAGCCTACAGAAAACCTGTCAAAGCAGTCCGTGGATTTCGTTGCCGATGCGTTCAACAGGATCGCCGGGGAGCCGGCAGAACTCCTCAAAAACTCTCCTCATTCGACACCCAGAAAGAGGATAAATGAGGTGAAGGCAGCCAGGGAAATGGTTTTCACCTGGAAGGATTTCGGGAGGATTGGCGGCGCATAG
- the gcvPA gene encoding aminomethyl-transferring glycine dehydrogenase subunit GcvPA: MDPKENQEMLSFLGLGSVDELFADIPVKFRSDGLNLPDGMSEIEVLRHLHNVLNANTDCSEYACFLGGGVYNTFIPAIVQQVVGRSELYTSYTPYQSELSQGLLQLIFEYQSLLAELTGMDVINASLYDGASALGEAACMCGRISDGSFFLIPAAMAPWKKSVLRNYVAGMGLEVREYPFNRNNGQAELREISAIAKQGAAGVYIEMPNFLGLYQEDITELKGMIGNAMLVAGVNPLSLATVIPPGEYGADIVVGEGQSLGLNMNFGGPFLGIFGCRREHVRKMPGRIVGATVDSEGKRSFCLTLQAREQHIRRSKATSNVCTNQTLLAVAASVYVAAMGPEGLADVASRTERNRRRAMELFAEHGSEIPFKGPGFNEFVSSSHSDTGRMIEELLKHGIIGGLQLDGIVDGMESSVLWAVSESTTEEEIIRAARIAGEFV; the protein is encoded by the coding sequence TCGGACGGACTTAATCTCCCTGACGGTATGAGTGAAATCGAGGTTCTACGACATCTGCACAATGTGCTCAATGCCAACACGGACTGTTCCGAATATGCCTGTTTTCTCGGCGGAGGCGTGTACAACACATTCATACCCGCCATAGTCCAGCAAGTCGTGGGAAGATCTGAGCTCTACACATCCTATACACCTTACCAGTCTGAGCTGAGCCAGGGGCTTCTTCAGCTTATTTTCGAGTATCAGAGCCTGCTGGCCGAGCTGACCGGAATGGACGTGATCAATGCATCCCTTTATGACGGTGCAAGTGCGCTCGGCGAGGCGGCCTGCATGTGCGGCAGGATAAGCGACGGCAGTTTCTTCCTGATCCCCGCCGCCATGGCCCCATGGAAGAAATCCGTCCTGCGAAATTACGTAGCCGGAATGGGGCTCGAAGTCAGGGAATATCCATTCAACAGGAACAACGGTCAGGCAGAACTGCGCGAGATATCGGCCATTGCGAAGCAGGGAGCTGCAGGCGTCTATATCGAAATGCCCAATTTTCTCGGCCTCTATCAGGAAGACATAACGGAGCTCAAGGGCATGATCGGAAACGCGATGCTCGTGGCGGGTGTAAATCCTCTCTCGCTCGCCACCGTAATTCCGCCGGGAGAATACGGTGCGGACATTGTCGTGGGCGAAGGGCAGTCGCTCGGACTCAACATGAATTTCGGCGGACCTTTTCTAGGTATATTCGGCTGCCGCAGGGAGCATGTCAGGAAAATGCCTGGAAGAATTGTGGGCGCAACCGTTGATTCGGAAGGTAAAAGATCCTTCTGCCTGACGCTTCAGGCAAGGGAGCAGCATATACGGCGCTCCAAGGCAACCTCGAACGTCTGCACGAATCAGACGCTGCTCGCGGTTGCCGCGTCCGTGTATGTCGCTGCGATGGGACCGGAAGGCCTCGCAGACGTGGCAAGCAGAACTGAAAGAAACAGACGCAGGGCGATGGAACTTTTTGCGGAGCACGGTTCGGAGATACCATTCAAAGGACCCGGCTTCAACGAATTCGTGTCATCATCCCATTCGGATACCGGACGAATGATTGAGGAGCTCCTGAAACATGGAATAATCGGAGGACTTCAGCTGGACGGCATTGTCGACGGCATGGAAAGTTCCGTGCTATGGGCGGTAAGCGAAAGCACAACCGAGGAAGAGATCATCAGGGCGGCAAGGATCGCGGGGGAATTCGTATGA